A DNA window from Loxodonta africana isolate mLoxAfr1 chromosome 7, mLoxAfr1.hap2, whole genome shotgun sequence contains the following coding sequences:
- the LOC135232110 gene encoding olfactory receptor 8K3-like, with protein sequence MDKHNLTVLNEFILMGITDHPELQAPLFGLFLIIYMTSVVGNLGIIILTKMHSKLQTPRYFFLRHLAITDLGYAIAVGPKMLANFVVDENTISYYFCAIQQIFFFIFITTELFILSAMSYDRYVAICNPLCYTIIMSRGVCSLLVAIPYLYGTFVSLLVTIKIFNLSFCGHNVIRHFYCDILPLVSLLCSDTDEIKLVIFILSVFGLISSLLIVLVSYILLIASILRLNSAEGRYKAFSTCGSHLTMVVVFYGTLIFMYLQPNPVIPLTLIKWLPYFTPW encoded by the coding sequence ATGGACAAACACAATCTAACAGTTCTGAATGAATTCATTCTGATGGGAATCACAGACCACCCAGAGCTGCAGGCGCCATTGTTCGGGCTGTTCCTCATCATCTACATGACCTCAGTGGTGGGCAACTtgggcatcatcatcctcaccaagatGCACTCCAAGCTACAAACTCCCAGGTACTTTTTTCTCAGACATctggctatcactgatcttgGTTATGCAATAGCTGTAGGGCCCAAAATGCTGGCAAATTTTGTTGTAGATGAAAATACAatctcctattatttttgtgctatacagcaaattttcttttttatattcatAACTACTGAATTGTTTATTCTGTCAGCAATGTCCTACGACCGCTATGTGGCTATCTGTAACCCTTTGTGCTACACCATCATCATGTCACGAGGGGTGTGTTCTCTGCTGGTGGCAATCCCTTATCTCTACGGcacatttgtttctcttctggtcaccataaagatttttaatttatccttctgtggccacaatgtcatcaggcatttctactgtgacatTCTCCCCTTGGTATCTTTGCTCTGCTCAGACACAGATGAGATCAAATTGGTCATTTTCATCTTATCTGTTTTTGGTTTGATTTCATCTCTTCTAATAGTTCTTGTTTCTTACATACTCTTAATTGCATCCATTCTCAGACTGAACTCAGCTGAGGGCAGGtacaaggccttctccacctgtggatcccacctgactatggtggtagtgttctatgggactttaatctttatgtatctGCAGCCCAATCCAGTCATTCCTTTGACACTGATAAAGTGGCTTCCATATTTTACACCCtggtga